The proteins below come from a single Candidatus Eremiobacteraceae bacterium genomic window:
- a CDS encoding D-alanine--D-alanine ligase, with protein sequence MSHVVVLMGGASAEREISLQTGAGVVAALDSLGYRTTIIDPSDDLVDRLRAAKPDAVFNALHGGAGENGTIQALLDWMELGYQGSGMRASAVAMDKWMTKAVMRASDLPTPRAVVIDASDVPSTPPKRPGVPCVVKPLAEGSAVGVTIVRDESQWAGAVAAARSVADRMIVEAYVRGREFTVSVLGCDALPVVEIAPSDEFYSYHAKYTAGASRHTVPADLDVPIAARMQEYALRLHDALGCRDYSRIDVMMDATDESLYLLECNTLPGLTSLSLFPEAAAAAGIPYESLVERLTRCALSRQGISAR encoded by the coding sequence ATGTCACACGTCGTCGTTCTCATGGGCGGCGCTTCGGCCGAGCGCGAGATCAGTCTTCAGACCGGCGCGGGCGTCGTCGCGGCGCTCGATTCGCTCGGATATCGCACCACCATCATCGACCCAAGCGACGATCTCGTCGATCGCCTCCGCGCAGCAAAGCCGGATGCGGTCTTCAACGCGCTTCACGGCGGCGCGGGCGAGAACGGCACGATCCAAGCGCTGCTCGATTGGATGGAACTCGGCTACCAGGGCTCGGGCATGCGCGCGAGCGCGGTCGCGATGGACAAATGGATGACGAAAGCGGTCATGCGGGCGTCGGATCTGCCGACGCCGCGCGCCGTCGTGATCGACGCGAGTGACGTGCCCTCGACGCCGCCTAAACGGCCGGGTGTGCCGTGCGTCGTCAAGCCGCTCGCGGAAGGATCGGCCGTCGGGGTCACGATCGTTCGCGATGAATCGCAGTGGGCGGGAGCTGTGGCTGCCGCGCGAAGCGTCGCCGATCGCATGATCGTCGAGGCGTACGTGCGGGGTCGCGAGTTCACCGTCTCGGTGCTCGGGTGCGACGCGCTGCCGGTCGTCGAGATAGCGCCGTCGGACGAGTTCTATTCGTACCACGCGAAATATACGGCGGGCGCAAGCCGGCACACGGTGCCCGCCGATCTCGATGTGCCGATCGCGGCTCGGATGCAAGAGTATGCGTTGCGCCTGCACGACGCGCTCGGCTGCCGGGACTACTCCCGCATCGACGTCATGATGGACGCGACCGACGAGTCGCTCTACCTGCTCGAATGCAATACGCTGCCGGGTCTCACATCGCTGAGCTTGTTCCCTGAAGCAGCCGCGGCGGCGGGCATCCCGTACGAGTCGCTCGTCGAAAGGCTGACGCGCTGCGCGCTCTCGCGTCAAGGGATAAGCGCCCGATGA
- the murC gene encoding UDP-N-acetylmuramate--L-alanine ligase, whose protein sequence is MKLHRKVHFVGIGGVGMSAIARVLLAMGVSVSGSDLKTTSTLEKLRGLGADVRLGHASDNIKGADAVVISSAIPADNPEVIAAQRAGIPVMQRAQMLAEIMTDKRGIAVSGTHGKTTTTSMVASVLDAGGLNPTVLIGGEVNDMGANARLGAGDVVVAEADESDASFLRLTPWCAVVTNIENDHLGYYRDLEHLIETFSAFVGRVPESGVVIASADCPAVRELVRRFNESPRLLGDPRMVTVGFDTAADVRPDVVRLADFGSTFTVEQRGVRLGDIALRVPGRINVCNALSAIAVGLEFGVPFEAIARALGRFRGVARRFHILYESRDAIVVDDYAHHPTAVQETIAAARAYWPGRIVVAFQPHRYSRTAYLFRDFAQALLGADVIVVTDIYAAGEVPLPGVRAESIVECIRDFDPSKPVSHLPKPADALAYLQRSMQGGDLILTLGAGDIGGVAHELAAGMSAADAGVGSV, encoded by the coding sequence ATGAAGCTTCATCGCAAAGTCCACTTCGTCGGCATCGGCGGCGTCGGTATGAGCGCGATCGCGCGCGTGCTGCTCGCGATGGGCGTCTCCGTCAGCGGTTCCGATCTCAAGACGACGTCGACCCTCGAGAAGCTCAGAGGTCTCGGCGCCGACGTGCGGCTCGGTCACGCGTCCGACAACATCAAGGGCGCGGACGCGGTCGTCATCTCGTCTGCGATCCCGGCAGATAACCCCGAGGTCATCGCCGCGCAGCGCGCAGGCATCCCGGTCATGCAGCGCGCTCAGATGCTCGCCGAGATCATGACCGACAAGCGCGGCATCGCGGTGTCCGGCACGCACGGCAAGACGACGACGACGTCGATGGTCGCGTCGGTCCTCGACGCGGGCGGACTGAACCCGACCGTCCTCATCGGCGGCGAAGTGAACGACATGGGCGCGAACGCGCGGCTCGGCGCGGGCGACGTCGTCGTCGCGGAAGCGGACGAGAGCGACGCATCGTTTCTGCGACTGACGCCGTGGTGCGCGGTCGTCACGAACATCGAGAACGATCACCTCGGCTACTATCGCGATCTCGAACACCTCATCGAGACGTTCTCTGCGTTCGTCGGACGCGTGCCGGAAAGCGGCGTCGTCATCGCATCGGCGGATTGTCCGGCGGTTCGCGAACTCGTGCGGCGCTTCAACGAATCGCCGCGGCTGCTCGGCGATCCGCGCATGGTGACGGTTGGCTTCGATACGGCAGCGGACGTGCGGCCCGACGTCGTGCGCCTCGCGGATTTCGGATCGACGTTCACCGTCGAGCAGCGCGGCGTCCGTCTCGGCGATATCGCCCTTCGGGTGCCGGGCCGCATAAACGTCTGCAACGCGCTGAGCGCGATCGCTGTCGGCTTGGAGTTCGGCGTCCCGTTCGAAGCGATCGCTCGAGCGCTCGGCCGCTTCCGCGGCGTCGCGCGACGCTTCCATATATTGTACGAGAGCCGAGACGCGATCGTCGTCGACGACTACGCGCACCACCCGACCGCCGTCCAGGAGACGATCGCCGCCGCTCGCGCCTACTGGCCTGGCCGGATCGTCGTCGCGTTCCAGCCACACCGGTACAGCCGGACGGCCTATCTCTTCCGCGATTTCGCGCAGGCGCTGCTGGGCGCAGACGTCATCGTCGTGACGGACATCTACGCGGCCGGCGAGGTGCCGCTCCCGGGCGTGCGCGCCGAATCGATCGTCGAATGCATACGCGATTTCGATCCGTCGAAGCCCGTGTCGCATCTGCCGAAGCCCGCGGATGCTTTGGCGTACCTGCAGCGCTCGATGCAAGGCGGCGACCTCATCCTGACGCTTGGCGCCGGTGACATCGGCGGCGTCGCACACGAGCTCGCCGCGGGGATGTCCGCGGCAGACGCGGGCGTCGGATCCGTCTGA
- a CDS encoding glycosyltransferase, producing MRILLAGGGTGGHLYPALSLARALSGAPADPGLCSPRAIPVAPGTPMRLSLDAPGDAGPELLLVTDRTEIGDRIASEFEVPIVSVESRPLSRSSLRAAAAGLFGNVRGVAQSMPIVSSFRPDVVIGAGGYASFPVIAAVAMLRTTGPLRQTRIAVMNPDVAPGLANRALAKIADEVWCAYAATAEFFGRKFVLTGTPVRPEFYDLARPEDARKRLGLAPGKKTILVFGGSQGARTINVAASALVSRRRLPPDWQVLHIAGERDHEWMAAERGAEPNANGYVLLPYLAEMALAYAAADIAVCRAGASTLAELSTAGVASILVPYPHAAEAHQHKNAVAFADAGAALVMDDAELDPDALYWKLIEAMDATRLETMREAAHALARPRALADMVERILMGRIGSGDANAAATESTR from the coding sequence GTGCGCATCCTTCTCGCCGGCGGCGGCACGGGGGGGCATCTCTACCCCGCGCTGTCACTAGCCAGAGCGCTCTCCGGCGCGCCCGCTGACCCCGGGCTCTGCTCGCCGCGAGCCATACCCGTCGCACCCGGCACGCCGATGCGCTTGTCGCTCGACGCGCCCGGCGATGCCGGACCCGAACTGCTGCTCGTCACCGATCGCACGGAGATCGGCGATCGCATCGCCAGCGAGTTCGAGGTGCCGATCGTCTCGGTCGAAAGCAGGCCGCTGTCGAGATCGTCGCTGCGCGCCGCGGCAGCCGGCCTCTTCGGTAACGTCCGCGGCGTGGCGCAGTCGATGCCCATCGTCTCGTCGTTCCGGCCCGACGTCGTCATCGGCGCCGGCGGCTACGCCTCGTTCCCGGTGATCGCCGCGGTCGCGATGCTCCGAACGACCGGCCCGCTGCGCCAGACGCGCATCGCCGTCATGAATCCGGACGTCGCGCCGGGCCTCGCGAACCGCGCGCTCGCCAAGATCGCGGACGAGGTCTGGTGCGCCTATGCCGCGACCGCGGAGTTCTTCGGACGCAAGTTCGTCCTCACGGGGACGCCCGTACGACCGGAGTTCTACGATCTGGCGCGACCCGAGGATGCGCGCAAGCGTCTCGGGCTCGCGCCCGGCAAGAAGACGATCCTCGTGTTCGGCGGCAGTCAAGGTGCGCGGACGATCAACGTCGCTGCGAGCGCGCTCGTGTCGCGCCGGCGGCTCCCGCCCGATTGGCAAGTGCTCCACATCGCGGGCGAACGCGACCACGAGTGGATGGCGGCCGAACGCGGTGCCGAGCCGAACGCCAACGGCTACGTCCTGCTCCCGTATCTCGCCGAGATGGCGCTCGCGTATGCCGCTGCCGACATCGCGGTCTGCCGCGCGGGCGCATCGACGCTCGCCGAACTGTCGACCGCCGGGGTGGCGTCGATCCTCGTACCGTACCCGCACGCGGCCGAAGCTCACCAGCATAAGAACGCCGTCGCGTTCGCCGACGCCGGGGCGGCGCTCGTCATGGACGACGCGGAACTCGACCCGGACGCGCTCTACTGGAAGCTCATCGAGGCGATGGACGCGACCCGGCTCGAGACGATGCGCGAAGCGGCGCATGCGCTTGCCCGCCCTCGCGCGCTCGCCGACATGGTCGAACGGATCTTGATGGGCCGCATCGGCAGCGGCGATGCGAACGCGGCTGCGACCGAAAGCACACGCTGA
- the ftsW gene encoding putative lipid II flippase FtsW yields MKKRRGPDLGLLVITGLLATIGAIMVYSASSADAYRTYHDAAYYFKREIVWLGVGIVALMIGARIDYAKLQAGAYWIFGIAVVLLGAVLVPHIGTEEGGAQRWFAYGPISFEPSEFAKLALVVLLARMFADRDDGARSFRRAGAPALFAVGIAFTLVLRQPDLGTASLFVITAFVVMFAAGAKPMHLLLEAVIAVPAIAAFIFSSAYRRDRFTAFLHPFNDPQDTGYHIIQSLYALGSGGVFGVGLGQSGQKFGYLPEPYTDFIYSIIGEELGFIGAAAVLLLFLALAYRGARIAAAAEDRFGFYLATGITASIVLQAFVNIGVATSMWPVTGVPLPFISYGGTSLVMSLFGIGLLASVSRGRAKASYGAGSDDLHRRGASSAHPSRRRRHGGASLPRAVTSQSALRRAR; encoded by the coding sequence GTGAAGAAGCGGCGCGGTCCGGACCTCGGCCTGCTTGTCATCACCGGCTTGCTCGCGACCATCGGCGCGATCATGGTCTACTCGGCGTCGTCGGCCGATGCGTATCGCACGTATCACGACGCCGCGTACTACTTCAAGCGCGAGATCGTTTGGCTCGGCGTCGGGATCGTGGCGCTCATGATCGGCGCGCGCATCGACTACGCCAAGCTCCAAGCGGGAGCGTACTGGATATTCGGCATCGCGGTCGTGCTCTTGGGAGCTGTCCTCGTGCCGCATATCGGCACCGAAGAAGGCGGCGCGCAGCGCTGGTTCGCGTACGGGCCGATCTCGTTCGAGCCGTCGGAGTTCGCGAAGCTCGCACTCGTCGTGCTCCTCGCGCGCATGTTCGCGGATCGCGATGACGGCGCTCGCTCGTTCCGCCGCGCCGGCGCGCCGGCGCTCTTCGCGGTCGGCATCGCGTTCACGCTCGTCTTGCGGCAGCCCGATCTCGGCACCGCGTCTCTCTTCGTCATCACCGCGTTCGTCGTCATGTTCGCAGCCGGTGCGAAACCGATGCACCTGTTGCTCGAGGCGGTCATCGCTGTGCCGGCGATCGCTGCCTTCATCTTCTCGAGCGCGTATCGACGCGATCGCTTCACCGCGTTCCTCCACCCGTTCAACGATCCGCAAGATACGGGTTACCATATCATACAGTCGCTCTACGCGCTCGGATCCGGCGGCGTCTTCGGCGTCGGGCTCGGGCAAAGCGGACAGAAATTCGGTTACCTGCCCGAGCCGTACACCGATTTCATCTACTCGATCATCGGCGAAGAACTCGGCTTCATCGGCGCCGCGGCGGTGCTGCTGCTATTCCTCGCGCTCGCGTATCGCGGCGCGCGGATCGCCGCGGCGGCCGAAGACCGCTTCGGATTCTATCTCGCGACCGGCATCACCGCATCGATCGTCTTGCAGGCGTTCGTCAACATCGGCGTCGCGACGTCGATGTGGCCGGTCACGGGCGTTCCACTACCGTTCATCAGCTATGGCGGCACGTCGCTCGTCATGAGCCTGTTCGGCATCGGGCTTCTCGCGAGCGTGTCGCGAGGCAGGGCGAAAGCGTCGTACGGCGCGGGCAGCGACGATCTCCATCGACGAGGTGCATCGAGTGCGCATCCTTCTCGCCGGCGGCGGCACGGGGGGGCATCTCTACCCCGCGCTGTCACTAGCCAGAGCGCTCTCCGGCGCGCCCGCTGA
- the murD gene encoding UDP-N-acetylmuramoyl-L-alanine--D-glutamate ligase: MFNDSDSVLVIGVGRSGMATAEVLRSRGIAVVAYDDREASKLRDRVDSLKRIGVPLIGHAELDQAARAATAAVLSPGVPFTNAAVLAVQRLGVPVYAEIEVAYRICAAPIIAITGSKGKSTTTALVGHILRTAGIGARVGGNIGDPLIYEAAQATPDEWVVAEVSSFQLEGIREFAPRISVLLNITADHLDRYPSMEEYAEAKYRIFANQRPQDAFVGNADDKYCARLRAGARSIPSAQHWFSAAGDPTAEMSLNDGAIVRRSGRSRRRTTLITTDEMRLRGAHNVENAMAASLAALLAGTPASAVRTGLRSFAPLPHRLAPVESDDGISWVDDSKATNPDAVVKALESFDEPIVLIAGGRAKNTDFAALANAASERAKTVILIGESAKEIGAQLSGVDVIYARAMSEAVEAAAHAASPGDVVLLSPGCASFDMFDSAEHRGDVFATLVRDRRHGVAAS, encoded by the coding sequence ATGTTTAACGACTCGGACTCCGTCCTCGTCATCGGAGTCGGGCGCAGCGGCATGGCCACCGCAGAAGTGCTGCGCAGCCGCGGCATCGCCGTCGTCGCGTACGACGACAGGGAAGCATCGAAGCTTCGCGACCGGGTCGACTCGCTCAAGCGGATCGGCGTGCCGCTCATCGGACACGCCGAACTCGACCAAGCCGCTCGCGCCGCGACCGCGGCCGTCCTCTCACCCGGCGTGCCGTTCACGAATGCCGCAGTGTTGGCGGTCCAGCGCCTCGGCGTGCCCGTCTACGCGGAGATCGAGGTCGCGTATCGTATCTGCGCCGCCCCGATCATCGCGATCACAGGCAGCAAAGGCAAGTCGACGACCACCGCGCTCGTCGGCCACATCCTGCGGACCGCCGGCATCGGCGCGCGCGTCGGCGGCAACATCGGCGACCCGCTCATCTACGAAGCGGCTCAGGCGACGCCCGACGAGTGGGTCGTCGCCGAGGTCTCGAGCTTCCAGCTCGAAGGCATCCGCGAATTCGCGCCGCGAATCAGCGTGCTTCTCAACATCACGGCAGACCATCTCGACCGCTATCCTTCGATGGAGGAGTACGCCGAAGCCAAGTATCGCATCTTCGCGAACCAACGCCCCCAAGACGCGTTCGTCGGCAACGCCGACGACAAGTATTGCGCGCGACTCCGAGCCGGCGCGCGCTCGATCCCGAGCGCGCAGCACTGGTTCAGCGCGGCCGGCGATCCGACCGCGGAGATGTCGCTTAACGACGGTGCGATCGTACGCCGTTCCGGTCGGAGCCGCCGACGAACGACGCTCATCACCACGGACGAAATGCGCCTGCGAGGCGCTCACAACGTCGAAAATGCGATGGCCGCGTCGCTCGCGGCGCTGCTTGCGGGAACACCGGCATCTGCGGTTCGCACCGGCCTACGCTCCTTCGCGCCGCTACCGCATCGCCTCGCGCCGGTCGAATCCGATGACGGGATAAGCTGGGTCGACGACAGCAAAGCGACCAATCCGGATGCGGTCGTCAAAGCGCTCGAATCGTTCGACGAGCCGATCGTCCTCATCGCCGGAGGCCGCGCGAAGAACACCGACTTCGCCGCCCTCGCGAACGCCGCGTCGGAGCGCGCAAAAACCGTCATCCTCATCGGCGAATCGGCCAAGGAGATCGGCGCGCAGCTGAGCGGCGTCGACGTCATCTATGCCCGCGCGATGAGCGAGGCGGTCGAGGCTGCGGCTCATGCGGCCTCTCCAGGCGACGTCGTCTTGCTCTCGCCGGGATGCGCGAGCTTCGACATGTTCGACAGCGCGGAGCATCGCGGCGACGTCTTCGCCACGCTCGTCCGCGATCGGCGCCACGGAGTCGCAGCGTCGTGA
- the murB gene encoding UDP-N-acetylmuramate dehydrogenase, with translation MTTSPSVPGSAPSAEQIAALAIVIGPSLKTDEPMAPKTSMRVGGRAAAYAEIRDPRYLVAALSICASENVAWTVIGLGSNLLVRDEGFNGLIVRLAGDFTKVTVDGNRVRAGGAAPVVSLCREAAKHGLSGVEGLVGIPGTVGGAVRMNAGTDVEIGDVVDRVEVVVAGEKLQTFTRPEFAYRRSSLDRSAVVCAAEMVLTPGDTREVQAELRKRIDRRNATQPLELPNSGSIFRNPPGDYAARLIETAGCKGWRVGAAEVSTKHANFIVNRGGATCADVLALIERVRGAVREKHGIELETEVHVL, from the coding sequence GTGACCACTTCGCCGTCAGTGCCGGGCAGCGCGCCATCCGCGGAGCAGATCGCAGCGCTCGCGATCGTCATCGGGCCGAGTCTCAAGACTGACGAGCCGATGGCCCCGAAGACGTCGATGCGCGTCGGCGGTCGCGCGGCCGCGTATGCGGAGATCCGCGATCCGCGCTACCTCGTCGCGGCGCTTTCCATCTGCGCCTCCGAGAACGTCGCGTGGACCGTCATCGGGCTCGGCTCGAACCTGCTCGTCCGCGATGAGGGCTTCAACGGCTTGATAGTCCGGCTCGCTGGCGACTTCACGAAAGTGACCGTCGACGGTAACCGGGTCCGGGCAGGCGGCGCTGCGCCGGTCGTCTCGCTTTGCCGCGAGGCGGCGAAGCACGGATTGAGCGGAGTCGAAGGCCTCGTCGGGATTCCCGGCACGGTCGGCGGCGCGGTTCGCATGAACGCCGGCACCGACGTCGAGATCGGCGATGTCGTCGACCGCGTCGAGGTCGTCGTGGCGGGTGAAAAACTCCAGACCTTCACGAGACCGGAGTTCGCGTACCGCCGGTCGTCGCTCGACCGCAGCGCCGTCGTCTGCGCCGCCGAGATGGTGCTCACCCCAGGCGACACGCGCGAAGTTCAGGCGGAGCTGAGAAAACGGATCGACCGGCGCAACGCGACGCAGCCGCTCGAGCTGCCCAACTCGGGGAGTATCTTCCGCAATCCGCCGGGCGACTACGCGGCTCGCCTCATCGAGACCGCGGGCTGCAAGGGATGGCGTGTCGGCGCGGCCGAGGTGTCGACGAAACACGCGAACTTCATCGTCAACCGCGGCGGCGCGACGTGCGCGGATGTCCTCGCGCTTATCGAACGCGTGCGAGGGGCCGTCCGCGAAAAGCACGGCATCGAGTTGGAGACCGAAGTCCACGTCCTCTGA
- a CDS encoding TIM44-like domain-containing protein, producing the protein MIAIYKFVTERSSDGQHTWFFKDPAKLDPDFSPTAQAWTVAPPPSIQDRVHDEVTGLQQIDPDFNDLQFLAQAAASYQTYLACDADMNADGMTAIATPQCVAAYRAHVANWKSAGLRRVVRDTKMVSSAIINVMLDGLRQAIVVRVVSTGVRFTQDIKTGAAAVGNPQSDYFTEFVTFVRPPGTTTPKSAGAGGATHCPSCGAPTAAGAATCPFCGTQLTGTGGIWLLDHVSASAYT; encoded by the coding sequence GTGATCGCGATCTATAAATTCGTCACCGAACGATCATCCGACGGGCAACACACGTGGTTCTTCAAGGATCCGGCCAAACTCGATCCTGATTTCTCGCCGACCGCTCAGGCGTGGACCGTTGCGCCACCCCCGTCGATCCAGGATCGAGTGCACGATGAAGTCACAGGACTTCAGCAGATCGATCCGGATTTCAACGACCTGCAGTTTCTCGCGCAAGCCGCTGCCTCTTATCAGACGTACCTCGCGTGCGACGCGGACATGAACGCTGACGGCATGACCGCGATCGCGACGCCACAGTGCGTCGCTGCGTATCGCGCGCACGTCGCCAACTGGAAGAGCGCCGGACTGCGCCGAGTCGTGCGCGATACGAAGATGGTCAGCTCTGCGATCATCAACGTCATGCTCGATGGCCTAAGACAAGCGATCGTCGTGCGGGTCGTCTCTACCGGCGTACGCTTCACCCAAGATATCAAAACGGGCGCGGCTGCGGTGGGGAACCCGCAGTCGGACTACTTCACCGAATTCGTGACATTCGTTCGACCGCCGGGTACGACGACCCCGAAGAGCGCGGGCGCCGGCGGAGCGACCCATTGCCCGTCGTGCGGCGCGCCGACCGCGGCCGGCGCTGCGACGTGCCCCTTTTGCGGCACCCAACTGACCGGCACCGGCGGTATTTGGCTGCTCGATCACGTGAGCGCGTCAGCCTATACGTAG
- a CDS encoding zinc-ribbon domain-containing transport protein: MPGGSDFMGDVFRFVGDVLNMLFKLDTQSNPRMTIWTSDSISGDTIVTTPLPIDTSMMPQPTGAQRTHDEVATLQQIDPDFNEIEFLSMATAQYNAYVAADGAMDPDALAAVATPAFADCYRKEVADWRAAGLRRVVRDMTTIGSAIIKVSVDGTRQAVIVRFSTSGVRFTQDADSGVATDGSASSTTFSDFVTFVRPPGTTTPKSAGTGGATHCPSCGAPTTAGAAKCPFCGTQLTGTGGTWLLDHVSASAYT, from the coding sequence ATGCCGGGCGGCTCGGATTTCATGGGCGATGTCTTCCGCTTCGTCGGCGACGTCCTCAACATGCTCTTCAAGCTCGACACGCAGAGCAACCCGCGCATGACGATCTGGACCTCGGACAGCATCAGCGGCGATACGATCGTTACGACCCCGCTGCCGATCGACACGTCGATGATGCCGCAACCGACCGGCGCCCAGCGCACGCATGACGAGGTCGCGACGCTCCAGCAGATCGATCCGGATTTCAACGAGATCGAGTTCCTCTCGATGGCGACCGCCCAGTATAACGCGTACGTCGCGGCCGACGGCGCGATGGACCCCGACGCACTCGCAGCGGTGGCGACGCCGGCATTCGCCGACTGCTATCGAAAGGAGGTTGCCGATTGGCGCGCGGCCGGGCTGCGTCGCGTCGTTCGCGACATGACGACGATCGGTTCTGCGATCATAAAAGTCTCAGTCGACGGCACCCGCCAGGCGGTCATCGTCCGGTTTTCGACATCCGGCGTCCGCTTCACCCAAGATGCAGATTCGGGCGTCGCGACCGACGGCAGCGCGAGCTCGACGACGTTCTCGGATTTCGTCACCTTCGTCCGCCCGCCGGGAACGACGACGCCGAAGAGCGCAGGCACCGGCGGCGCGACCCATTGCCCCTCGTGCGGCGCGCCGACCACCGCTGGGGCAGCGAAGTGCCCGTTCTGCGGCACGCAGTTGACCGGCACCGGCGGTACCTGGCTGCTCGATCACGTCAGCGCATCAGCGTACACGTAG
- a CDS encoding HAD-IA family hydrolase, translating to MIRKARRPLRAALFDLDGTLIDSTELIIESYSHTYRAHGRIMTREQIEADLGLPLYDTLARYFHGDDLKAATATYLDFNLARHDDDVRNMAGVVDSVRRLRAGGLRLGVVTSKLRDTARRGLALCRLDGMFEHIVAKEDTSRHKPDCEPLIYALALMQVDAAETAYVGDSPLDVEAADGAGVRSIAALWRPITEDAFGTREPDAFAQTPAEAADILEAWRDGLEWGRDAGSLRGA from the coding sequence ATGATCCGCAAGGCTCGCCGTCCTTTGCGCGCCGCACTATTCGATCTGGACGGCACGCTCATCGACTCGACCGAACTCATCATCGAATCGTACTCGCACACGTATCGCGCGCACGGGCGCATCATGACGCGCGAGCAGATCGAAGCCGACCTCGGCCTGCCGCTGTACGATACGCTCGCGCGCTACTTCCACGGCGACGATCTGAAAGCCGCGACCGCGACGTATCTCGACTTCAATCTCGCGCGCCACGACGACGACGTGCGCAACATGGCGGGCGTCGTCGACAGCGTGCGGCGCCTGCGCGCGGGCGGGTTGCGACTCGGCGTCGTGACGTCGAAGCTGCGCGATACGGCGCGACGCGGACTCGCGCTGTGCCGGCTCGACGGCATGTTCGAGCACATCGTCGCGAAAGAAGACACCTCGCGACACAAGCCGGATTGCGAGCCGCTCATCTATGCGCTCGCGCTCATGCAGGTCGACGCGGCTGAGACGGCCTACGTCGGCGACTCGCCGCTCGACGTCGAAGCGGCGGACGGCGCCGGCGTCCGCTCCATCGCGGCGCTCTGGCGCCCGATCACCGAAGACGCGTTCGGCACGCGCGAGCCCGACGCGTTCGCGCAGACTCCGGCAGAAGCTGCCGATATATTGGAGGCATGGCGCGACGGCCTCGAGTGGGGCCGCGACGCCGGCAGTCTGCGAGGGGCGTAA
- the mraY gene encoding phospho-N-acetylmuramoyl-pentapeptide-transferase gives MTSTIWPFGAGFIACAIIVPYLIQWQHGRHLGQQIYEDGPKSHAAKQGTPTLGGLAFIAAAALGLIFTSGANDAKLFVLAAGAGAIGAADDFIILFRRRALGLKARWKFALLALLAVGYLYWLQSGTAPLGYGEVWFGTIGLVLPSWIWWVLSLCAIVGAANAVNLTDGVDGLATGTALAPLLLFGLAALSSVTLAVLGACVAFLWFNRHPAKIFMGDAGSLLLGALLAGAAIQSGLLLLLPLVGLVYVVEALSVMAQVVSFKLTGKRIFKMSPLHHHFELSGWNERWITAMFVTASVVMTLAVMVAIIATKNFIGPDVLPPGGLRPSP, from the coding sequence ATGACGTCGACCATCTGGCCGTTCGGCGCGGGTTTCATCGCATGCGCCATCATCGTGCCGTACCTCATCCAATGGCAGCACGGACGGCACCTCGGCCAGCAGATCTACGAAGACGGGCCGAAATCGCACGCCGCCAAGCAAGGCACGCCGACGCTCGGCGGGCTCGCGTTCATCGCCGCCGCGGCGCTCGGCCTCATCTTCACGAGCGGTGCCAACGACGCGAAGCTGTTCGTCCTCGCTGCGGGCGCCGGTGCGATCGGCGCCGCCGATGACTTCATCATCCTCTTCCGCCGGCGCGCGCTCGGCCTGAAGGCGCGTTGGAAGTTCGCGCTCCTCGCGCTCCTCGCCGTCGGGTACCTGTACTGGCTGCAATCGGGAACCGCCCCGCTTGGGTACGGCGAGGTTTGGTTCGGCACGATCGGTCTCGTGCTGCCCTCCTGGATCTGGTGGGTGCTGTCGCTCTGTGCGATCGTCGGCGCGGCGAACGCCGTCAACCTCACCGACGGCGTCGACGGGCTTGCGACGGGCACGGCCCTCGCACCGCTTCTGCTTTTCGGACTTGCGGCGCTGAGTTCGGTGACGCTCGCCGTCCTTGGCGCGTGCGTCGCCTTCCTCTGGTTCAATCGTCATCCGGCGAAGATCTTCATGGGCGACGCGGGGTCGCTGCTGCTCGGCGCTTTGCTCGCCGGCGCGGCGATCCAAAGCGGGTTGCTGCTTCTGCTACCGCTCGTCGGACTCGTCTACGTCGTAGAAGCGCTCTCGGTCATGGCACAGGTCGTCAGCTTCAAGCTCACCGGCAAACGCATCTTCAAGATGAGCCCGCTCCATCATCACTTCGAGTTGTCGGGCTGGAACGAGCGTTGGATCACCGCGATGTTCGTCACTGCGTCGGTCGTGATGACGCTCGCGGTGATGGTAGCCATCATCGCGACGAAGAATTTCATCGGCCCGGACGTGTTGCCGCCCGGCGGGTTGAGGCCGTCGCCATGA